From one Chitinispirillum alkaliphilum genomic stretch:
- a CDS encoding transposase translates to MEFIRRFLLHVLPGGFMRIRHFGLFANRDRRENINLCRKLMGEYAVAAKETIGSWWEQILERTGKNPLICQRCKRGLLKLVLIMPPGRRDAMVT, encoded by the coding sequence GTGGAGTTTATACGGCGGTTTCTGCTCCACGTTCTTCCCGGTGGCTTTATGAGAATACGGCACTTCGGTCTGTTTGCAAACCGTGATCGCAGGGAAAACATTAACCTTTGCAGAAAACTTATGGGTGAGTATGCGGTGGCTGCAAAGGAAACAATTGGCAGCTGGTGGGAGCAGATTCTGGAAAGAACAGGGAAGAACCCGCTGATATGTCAAAGGTGCAAAAGGGGTCTTTTGAAACTGGTATTGATCATGCCTCCTGGCAGGAGGGATGCAATGGTAACATAG